A segment of the Zalophus californianus isolate mZalCal1 chromosome 15, mZalCal1.pri.v2, whole genome shotgun sequence genome:
AACCTGATTTTGGAACACCTGTGGGACGTTGGCAGTTTCCAAGGTTAGCCCCATTTCTGAGAGTATATCTCGCCCCCACAGGTTGAGATCTATGTCAAGAACAAAAGGTTGGAAAGTTCCCGACAGACCATCATCagatttccaaataagatgatTGGAGCTTATCTTGGGTGCTGAGGCCAATCCTACTCCCCTTATAGGGGTGATGGCGTCCTGCAAGGGCCAGGAGGAAGGCCATTGTTTCTGAGTCAATACAGAGACATCGGCCCCCGTGTCTATGAGTCCCTGGAAAATCTTACCATTGATAGACAGAGTTAATAGGGGTTTATCTTTTGTAATCTTTTGTAACCAATAGGCATCAGTTGACCCAAAGCCTTTAGATCCTCGCTTAGCTTTCAATGATGGATTATCTGTGTCTAAACGGGGAAGTAGTATCAATTGGGCAATGGGCACACTAGGTTGCAAAGTTATAGTGCCTTGTTGTAAGCtaaccattattttaatttccccaGTGTAATCTTCATCAATGACTCCTGGATATACTATTAAGCCCTTAAGGGTCTAACTAGACCTACTCAATAGTAAGCCCCATGTGTTTGGGGGGAGAGGTCCCCATATCCCTGTACTTATTGGCTGAGGGGGCATGCCAGCTTCTAAATAAACAGAACTATTTGGGGCCAGATCTAATCCTGCACTGGCTGGGGTGCCTCGGTGAAGGGATTCAATCCCAGGGAGGTCGGCCGTGTTGGCTCTGACCtcagagatgggggagagagcaTTGCCGCTATTGTTTGGTGGGGCTGCGGGAAGCCCCGTTGGGAGTTTCCCTGCTGCAGGGGGCGGCCAAAGCGGTCAGTTTTTGATCGACACTCATTGGCCCAGTGCCGTCCCCGCATACACCTGGGACATACAGAAGGTGGCTGTGGCTTATTAGGGGGGTTCCCCGAGGGAAAGTTGAAAGATGGGGCTTGCCTTGAGCTCTTAGGGCACTCATTACGAAAGTGTCCAAGTTCCCCGCATAGAAAGCAGGGCATGCGAGCTTTAGAATTCATTGGGgactttcccttttgttttttaagaagttgTGTATGCAGCTGCTGCGGAGGAATTCCTCGAAGGGCTGCTGCTAAGGTCACTCCTTGTACATAACTGGGACCAATGTCTGCACACAGCCGCAAAAAATCCTCAAGGGTGCCCGTGGACTTCCAAGGCCTTATGGCCACTTGGCATGCTGAATTAGCATTCTCAAAGGCTAGCTGCTTCACTATAATAGTTCCTGCCTCTCCGTCCACAATAATCCTATTCACGGCTTGTAATAGCCGTGAAACAAAGTCTTGATAGCGTTCATCGGGCCCCTGTCTTATTTTAGATAATTCCTCTGTCCTTGTGCCAGTGGTCGGTAACTTTTTCCATGCAGTCAAAACAGCCTCATTGATTTGAACATAGGCAATCTCAGGGAAATGTATTTGGTTACCCACTTCATAATAAGCCCCAATACCAGCCAACATCTCATATGTGACAGGGATTTGGGTCCTTCTGTTATAGATAGCCAGATTGTTACATTTTTCCTCGAATTCGGCCTTTCACAATAGATAATCTCCCCCATTAAGGCAAGCCCGGGCAATAACCTTCCAATCTCCCGGGCAAAGAGCTTCTCTGGTAAGGTTTTCCATCATAGATAGGGTAAAGGGAGCAGTGGCTCCATACTGACTACAAGCAGCCTTtaagtcttttaacattttaaaatttagggcaGTATATGTCCGTTGGCCTCCCTGTAAGGTTACTGGGTAGGCATTAAATTCTCCCACGTCTTCTCCTGCCTGCTGCGCTGTTAGTAAAGTCCTCTGTAAAGGGCTAATGCCGGACACAGGAGACTGAGCAGCGCTCTGCTGATTGGTCATAATGGGAAAAGCCTGCAGTATGCTAGTTTGAGTACACTTAGTCACAGAATTGATCCCCTGCCCAGAGGCTGTGACTGCAGGCAGGACCGATTTCAACGATGTGGGCATAGTCAGAATGGGgtcatcatcaagataaacaTCATCGTCGCCAAATTCATCCCCACCACTCTGAGCCTTAGGGGCTTTCCCCGCCAAGGGTATAGGcggtggtggaggagggaaaggatcCTGGGTGGGTATGTTAGCATCATTGCCCAGGATCTCAAAAGAGGACACCCCAGTGGGAGTCAGGGGCACTTTAATAGgatctttttcctcatcttcaacccatgattttaaagatatcagCTCAATTTTTTGTTGTGGCTCCAGGATTTCACAAATATGAGACCAGAGGCCCATTGTATTGGGCGGCAAGGCACCGGAGCCCCGcaactttatttgatttttcatctctTGGCCCATCCGTCTCCAATCCTCTGGGTTTGCTGTTCCTTCTAGTGGGAACCAAGGGCACAAATCTTTTATGTTCCTGAAAAATTCCTGCAGTGTGGAGGAAGACACCTTATGCCCTCTCTCTGCCAATAAAATCTGCAGGGTCCGCAGAAAATATGCATGACTAGCGGACTGACTTTGTCCCATAATTTCTTACTCCTGTCATGCCGGTTAAACGACCGGTTCTCTTACCTGGTTGCTTGCGACGTCAGTGTCCAGGATCCTCTTTCATGTGCTCAGGTCCCTGTTCGGGCGCCACTTGCCATGGCCCGCGTGCAAGGTCGAACAGGGGtgagggtaagagaatgaaacataaaagtatgggaacaggagggttgcccacggggatgccgcgagcaacaactttattcttacttacacacttttTATAAGTTCAGGTTAGATAACAGtaggacataaacaagttccacagttttctccctgccctctcctggctccgtccCAAGTTTTTGGTCCAAGGCCAGGTTCCTCAAGGACATAGTTTCCTCCCATGCCTTCAAAGGGCCTGGtgcgctatttttcagggcttatcaataacactgtggCTTTCTTGGCCTGTATACAACTCAAGCTAGCCAGTACAACATGTTTTTGTATGGGGGCagtcaggtggccatggttcaaagggatcagggagactttgctctacccgattaacccctttgttgctcatggctcccgacatatatatatatatatatacatatatatatatatataatggaatattatgtagccatcaaaaagaatgacatcttgccatttgcaacgatgtggatggaactggagggtattatgctgagcgaaataagtcaatcagagaaagacacgtatcatatgaccttactgatatgaagaattcttaatctcaggaaactgagggttgctggagtggtggggggtgggagggatggggtggctgggtgatagacattggggagggtatgtgctatgatgaacgctgtgaagtgtgcaagaatgttgaatcatagatctgtacctctgaagcaaataatacattatacgttaaaaaaaaaaagaagaagatagcaggaagggaagaatgaaggggagaaattggagggggagacgaaccatgaaagatgatggactctgaaaaacaaactgagggttctagaggggagtgggggttggaacatgggttggcctggtgataggtattaaagagggcacgttctgcatggagcactgggtgttatgaacaaacaatgaatcatggaacagtacaccaaaacaaattatgtaatatatggtgattaacataacaataaaaaattaaaaaaaactaatgatgtaatgtatggtgattaacataacataataaaaaaaagaagatgtggttcatgtatacaattgaatatttttcagccatcagaaaggatgaatagttACTATTTACatctacatggatggaactggaaggtattatgttttgtgaaataagtcaatcagagaaagacaattatcatatggtttcactcatgtggaaaataagaaacagcacagaggaagatggggaagggagagaaaacagaatgggaagtcatcagaaagggagaaaaaccatgagagactcttaactacaggaaacaaactgaggatggCTGGAGggttggtgggtgggtggatggggtaattgggtgattaGCAttgagggcatgtgatgtgatgaccactgggtgttataccccactgataaattattgaactctatatctgaaactaatgatgtactatatgtttgctaattgaatttaaataaaaaagaaagtaaggtAATATATTCCCAAGCTGACCACAATTTTGTAACAAGATGATCAAAGGGTCATGCAGGAAGTCTTTTGGGCAGCCGTAGAGATCTCTTGCCTCTCCAATCCAGCCTTTAGAGTTAgggagcaaagaaagaaagaggagctCATTCTCATCCTGTATCCAGTTGGTCATATTTTTGCTCCCCTGGATATCAACTCCCATATGTTTCTGGGTCTGACATGCATGGTTCCAGGAGAGTCTTTGGTATTTCATATTTCAGGGATGATCAGTGACCCCTAAACAGATGGTATACATTATGGGAATAAGCAGTGCACTGATGTGACATGCTCAAGAGATACTGAAGGGTCAAGACCAGCTGATTCACCAGGACCTGAACTCAGTAGCAGAAGAGATGGCAGCAGCAGAGACCTGGGTCCTTGACTACAGGGAAAATGCAAACAGATGTTAGGGCTGCTCAAGCTAGAGAGCGTGGCAAGGGTATAGTTCTAGGGCAATATATTTcccatcttctttctctctttttccaaagaagatccTTTACTGAGgtctatttaaaacatttcagtcCTTAATTCAAATAAACCTCAACTCAGTGGAATGGCTGATGTCTGATATAAGTAAGGGCTCATGGTGAAAAAATACACCCCACCTACAAAGACTTCAAAACAGGTACCTAACAAGAATGTGAATATAACTCAGGATCTCTGCCCCGTCTTCTTCAGGGTTTGACTGAGCTCCTCAGATTTGtgtattttccagatgaagaaatccCCATAGGGCCTGGCACCCTTGGTGTGTGCAATATAGATCATGTCCTTACCAATGCAGAATTCAACCTCAGAGGCTGACTGAAATTTGCCATCTAGAGCAGAGATGACCCTGGTCCAGACTAGGTTCTTCATTTTGTGTTTGAAGA
Coding sequences within it:
- the LOC118356315 gene encoding endogenous retrovirus group K member 25 Pro protein-like, whose protein sequence is MVSLQQGTITLQPSVPIAQLILLPRLDTDNPSLKAKRGSKGFGSTDAYWLQKITKDKPLLTLSINGKIFQGLIDTGADVSVLTQKQWPSSWPLQDAITPIRGVGLASAPKISSNHLIWKSDDGLSGTFQPFVLDIDLNLWGRDILSEMGLTLETANVPQVFQNQVVKNIMCNMGYEPGKGLGKGLQGNIELLCYVPKYDRTGLGFSQGH